In a single window of the Methanolobus psychrophilus R15 genome:
- a CDS encoding ABC transporter, ATPase subunit, translating into MNEELTLTILGGVDKDGVPEPVKFLEVSKGEIIGIVGPTGSGKSTLIDDIEQLAQGDTPTGRSILINGKRPDAVIRVDPRKKLVAQLSQKMHFLADMTVVDFLHMHARSRGKGPELVDRVIELANTLTGEPISPDHYLTVLSGGQSRSLMTADIAVISDSPVVLIDEIENAGIKKQEALKLLSGEGKIVVVVTHDPVLALMASRRIVIRNGAMMDIITTSREEQDVCGRITQVDNWLMSLRDTIRRGEIVEELA; encoded by the coding sequence ATGAACGAAGAACTGACTCTAACAATACTTGGCGGTGTCGATAAGGACGGGGTCCCAGAACCTGTGAAATTCCTGGAAGTAAGCAAAGGCGAGATCATAGGAATTGTGGGGCCGACCGGCTCCGGCAAGAGCACCCTCATAGATGATATAGAACAGCTTGCACAGGGAGACACGCCTACTGGCAGGTCCATACTTATCAACGGTAAAAGGCCGGATGCTGTTATCCGTGTAGATCCGCGGAAAAAACTTGTAGCACAGTTGTCCCAGAAGATGCATTTCCTGGCAGACATGACAGTTGTGGATTTCCTGCACATGCATGCGCGCAGCAGGGGTAAGGGGCCTGAGCTCGTGGACAGGGTTATCGAACTTGCCAACACCCTGACAGGAGAGCCGATATCCCCCGACCATTACCTGACAGTCCTCAGCGGAGGCCAGTCACGGTCCCTGATGACAGCAGACATTGCGGTCATAAGTGATTCCCCGGTAGTCCTGATAGACGAGATCGAGAATGCAGGTATTAAAAAGCAGGAGGCTCTAAAGTTGCTTTCAGGCGAGGGTAAGATCGTTGTTGTAGTCACTCATGACCCGGTCCTGGCACTGATGGCATCCCGCAGGATAGTTATCCGCAACGGTGCAATGATGGACATCATCACCACCAGCAGGGAGGAGCAGGATGTGTGTGGCAGGATCACTCAGGTGGACAACTGGCTCATGTCCCTGAGGGATACCATTCGCAGGGGAGAGATCGTAGAGGAGCTGGCATGA
- a CDS encoding cobalamin synthesis protein, P47K — MKLVVLAGTPGSGKTSVLLHTIRSLIKSGKKPAVVKVDCLWTDDDQRFSKLGIPVHVGLAKDMCPDHFTIYNTDAMLDWGTSNGADIVLNETAGLCLRCAPYPDECLAICVIDVTTGPNTPLKVGPLLTTADIVVMTKGDLVSQAEREVFRERVLDVNPGCIIVEANGLTGKGAFELAEMVTGGPDVCENMVLRYNPPLAICSLCTGETRVARKHHMGVLRQLDGFMEYRGE, encoded by the coding sequence ATGAAGCTGGTGGTACTTGCGGGTACCCCTGGTTCAGGTAAAACATCTGTGCTGCTCCATACCATCAGGTCGCTTATTAAAAGCGGAAAGAAACCGGCTGTCGTTAAGGTTGATTGCCTGTGGACAGATGACGATCAGCGCTTCAGCAAGCTTGGCATCCCGGTACATGTGGGTCTTGCAAAGGATATGTGTCCTGATCATTTCACTATCTATAACACCGATGCAATGCTGGATTGGGGGACATCAAATGGGGCTGACATAGTTTTGAACGAGACTGCAGGACTGTGCCTTCGATGTGCTCCATACCCGGACGAATGCCTTGCCATCTGCGTGATCGATGTGACAACCGGACCTAACACGCCCCTGAAAGTAGGCCCCCTGCTCACAACTGCGGATATAGTCGTTATGACAAAAGGCGACCTGGTTTCCCAGGCCGAGAGGGAGGTATTCAGGGAGAGGGTGCTTGATGTCAATCCCGGATGTATCATAGTTGAGGCTAACGGCCTTACCGGAAAAGGGGCTTTCGAACTTGCTGAAATGGTCACCGGAGGCCCGGATGTGTGTGAGAACATGGTGTTGCGATACAATCCGCCGCTTGCCATATGCTCCCTGTGTACAGGAGAGACCCGTGTGGCGCGCAAGCATCACATGGGTGTGCTTAGGCAGCTTGACGGTTTCATGGAGTACAGGGGTGAGTGA
- a CDS encoding putative Fe-S cluster protein, translated as MTDILSLLPGYNCGSCGFRQCRDFAAQLKSSEDLHRCPFLERDTFRENLDKLTALVGTGTPPEEKIIGIIDGLEADFMLAPLRDECSCREFIHPFDGSVEIQVGDFIRYRPLACPVTHFAKVIDIDPGIYTIHLVGPLHRLGREDFKFKDLGLCMILAFEGRISRGQLPKVGQTVKFIPEYCMMQKVHSGMVVGVEGKDIRIEGIDLKVW; from the coding sequence TTGACCGATATCCTGTCACTCCTGCCTGGGTACAACTGCGGAAGCTGCGGCTTCAGGCAGTGCAGGGATTTTGCTGCACAGCTGAAAAGTTCGGAGGATCTCCATCGCTGTCCTTTCCTCGAGAGGGACACGTTCAGGGAGAATCTCGATAAACTGACAGCTCTTGTAGGTACCGGCACACCTCCGGAAGAAAAGATAATAGGCATTATCGACGGGCTTGAAGCGGATTTCATGCTGGCTCCTCTCAGGGACGAATGCTCCTGCAGGGAGTTCATCCATCCTTTCGATGGCTCAGTTGAGATACAGGTCGGTGATTTCATCAGATACAGGCCACTTGCCTGTCCTGTCACTCATTTTGCAAAAGTGATCGATATAGATCCCGGCATATACACTATACACCTTGTGGGTCCCCTGCATCGCTTGGGCAGGGAGGACTTTAAGTTCAAGGATCTTGGCCTTTGCATGATACTTGCCTTTGAGGGCAGGATTTCCAGAGGGCAGCTTCCAAAGGTGGGCCAGACAGTCAAATTCATCCCGGAATACTGTATGATGCAGAAAGTCCACTCCGGGATGGTCGTGGGTGTAGAGGGTAAGGATATACGTATAGAGGGTATAGACCTGAAGGTATGGTGA
- a CDS encoding sulfopyruvate decarboxylase subunit alpha gives MKRAGIDFVVSVPCLNLKEVIPMVDRDPDIIHVPVTREEEGVGVCAGAYMGGRRPAMLMQNSGLGNSVNALASLNQLYGIPLVMIMSHRGVEGEPICAQVPMGELTTQLLEILKIPYFFPDSKADAIEKIQVAWKTALEGRRPSAVLLPIPFWR, from the coding sequence ATGAAGAGAGCAGGCATTGACTTTGTAGTCAGTGTGCCCTGCCTTAACCTGAAGGAAGTTATCCCAATGGTGGACAGGGACCCTGATATCATCCACGTGCCTGTGACCAGGGAGGAAGAGGGTGTCGGAGTATGTGCAGGCGCCTACATGGGAGGCAGAAGGCCTGCGATGCTGATGCAAAACTCGGGGCTTGGGAATTCTGTCAATGCGCTTGCCTCTTTGAACCAATTGTATGGCATTCCTCTTGTAATGATAATGAGCCACCGCGGGGTTGAAGGCGAGCCTATATGTGCCCAGGTGCCCATGGGGGAGCTGACTACGCAGTTGCTGGAAATACTTAAAATCCCTTATTTTTTTCCGGATTCAAAGGCCGATGCAATAGAGAAGATACAGGTGGCCTGGAAAACTGCACTTGAGGGAAGAAGACCTTCTGCAGTGCTTTTGCCAATCCCTTTCTGGAGGTAA
- a CDS encoding sulfopyruvate decarboxylase subunit beta, whose translation MQRIDAIRDIAQKAGQDDALLVCNIGIPCKELYSVCDTPGNFYMLGSMGLASSIGLGLALSLPRRKIIAIDGDGSVLMNLGSLATIATQAMENYLLVIIDNGSYGSTGDQPTATSKGADLAEIAKGAGNSRVCRTDNHEELIHILQGNDHDIIVVKVDPGNADVPNISMCPGDILRRFMAGLYQPSD comes from the coding sequence ATGCAACGTATCGACGCTATCAGGGACATAGCCCAAAAAGCAGGGCAAGATGATGCTCTCCTTGTATGTAATATCGGTATACCCTGCAAGGAACTCTACAGCGTATGCGACACTCCTGGCAATTTCTACATGCTCGGCTCCATGGGCCTGGCCTCGTCCATTGGTCTTGGCCTTGCGCTTTCCCTTCCCAGAAGGAAGATCATAGCCATTGATGGCGACGGCTCTGTACTCATGAATCTGGGGAGCCTGGCAACCATAGCTACACAGGCCATGGAAAATTATCTTCTTGTCATAATTGATAACGGCTCTTACGGTTCCACAGGCGATCAGCCTACAGCAACATCAAAAGGAGCTGATCTGGCAGAGATTGCAAAGGGAGCCGGCAACAGCAGGGTCTGCCGGACCGACAACCATGAGGAACTGATACATATTCTGCAGGGTAATGATCACGATATTATTGTTGTGAAAGTGGATCCCGGGAATGCAGATGTTCCAAATATCAGCATGTGTCCGGGAGATATACTGCGCAGGTTCATGGCCGGATTGTATCAACCATCTGACTAA
- a CDS encoding tyrosyl-tRNA synthetase translates to MDRLELIKRNVQEIVTEEELTKLLETKEHPTAYVGYEPSGKIHMGHVLTVNKLLDLQKAGFKITVLLADVHAYLNQKGTLEQVRETADYNKRCFIALGLDPEETNFVYGSDYQLKPDYMLNVLKLTRLTSLNRARRSMDEVGRQMDDPKVSQMVYPIMQAIDIAMLGVDVAVGGIDQRKIHMLAREGLPALGYNAPLCIHTPIILGFDGNKMSSSNDNFISVDDSEAEINAKMKKAFCPAGEIENNPVLELFRYHISPRYEEIVFERPEKFGGDLKCKGYGGLQEVYASGQLHPMDLKNGAARYMNMILESVRSVI, encoded by the coding sequence ATGGACAGACTTGAACTTATAAAAAGGAACGTACAGGAAATAGTAACAGAAGAGGAGCTGACAAAACTCCTGGAAACAAAAGAGCATCCGACTGCTTATGTCGGGTACGAACCTAGCGGCAAGATCCATATGGGCCACGTGCTGACTGTCAACAAGCTCCTTGACCTGCAGAAAGCAGGCTTTAAGATAACCGTCTTGCTGGCAGATGTCCACGCATATCTTAACCAGAAAGGAACGCTCGAACAGGTTCGTGAGACTGCGGACTATAACAAGCGCTGTTTCATCGCCCTGGGACTGGACCCTGAAGAGACGAACTTCGTCTACGGGTCAGATTACCAGCTCAAGCCGGATTACATGCTGAATGTCCTAAAACTCACGCGTCTCACATCTCTTAACCGGGCCAGGAGGAGCATGGACGAGGTAGGGCGGCAGATGGATGACCCGAAGGTGTCCCAGATGGTATACCCTATCATGCAAGCGATAGATATCGCAATGCTGGGAGTTGATGTGGCTGTGGGCGGTATCGACCAGCGCAAGATCCACATGCTTGCAAGAGAGGGACTTCCGGCACTGGGCTATAATGCCCCGCTGTGCATTCATACCCCTATCATCCTCGGATTTGACGGCAATAAGATGTCCTCGTCAAATGACAATTTCATTTCTGTCGATGATTCCGAGGCAGAGATCAATGCCAAAATGAAAAAAGCATTCTGTCCTGCGGGGGAAATTGAGAACAACCCTGTGCTGGAATTATTCAGGTATCACATCTCTCCGCGCTATGAAGAGATTGTATTTGAACGGCCTGAAAAGTTCGGAGGGGACCTCAAGTGCAAAGGTTACGGAGGGCTTCAGGAAGTATATGCAAGCGGCCAGCTTCACCCCATGGACCTGAAGAACGGTGCTGCACGCTATATGAACATGATATTGGAAAGCGTAAGATCCGTAATATGA
- a CDS encoding PRC-barrel protein, which yields MRADITSLFGLNIYTDTGTYVGKVADLVLDVDERTVRGIAVSSINKDIFDVTSKGVIIPYRWVVTTGDIVLIRNIVDRFRKPAKQEPEE from the coding sequence ATGCGTGCAGACATAACCTCACTCTTCGGATTGAACATTTACACCGATACAGGCACATATGTAGGCAAGGTTGCCGATCTTGTGTTGGACGTTGATGAAAGGACGGTAAGGGGAATAGCAGTTTCCTCCATAAACAAGGACATATTCGACGTCACTTCTAAAGGTGTCATAATACCCTACAGATGGGTAGTCACAACAGGCGACATAGTCCTTATCAGGAACATTGTGGACAGGTTCAGAAAACCGGCCAAGCAAGAGCCTGAAGAATGA
- a CDS encoding malate dehydrogenase — protein sequence MKVSIIGAGNVGATTAQRLAELDIADVMMLDVVEGLAQGKALDIAQAAPVMGYNVDVAGTNDYSDISGSDIVIVTAGIARKPGMDRDDLLATNIKITREVCSHIQEHTPGAIIMTVTNPLDVITYAAVKCTQQEGGRVFGMSGLLDSSRFATFIAKEIGCSVGDVNAMVLGGHGDSMVPLPEYTTVSGIPLPGLMEKETIDRLVQRTVNAGAEIVGHLKTGSAFYAPSAAVAIMTEAVLKDTKKIVPASVYLDGEYALRDICLGVPVKIGKRGVEEIIELKLTVDQEHALKQSAEDVRRGILKI from the coding sequence ATGAAAGTCTCAATAATTGGAGCCGGAAATGTGGGAGCCACGACAGCGCAGCGTCTTGCTGAGCTTGATATTGCGGATGTCATGATGCTGGATGTAGTGGAAGGCCTGGCGCAGGGCAAAGCACTGGATATCGCCCAGGCAGCGCCTGTCATGGGATACAATGTGGATGTTGCGGGTACTAATGACTACAGCGATATTAGCGGTTCTGATATTGTCATTGTGACTGCAGGTATCGCCCGGAAACCCGGAATGGACAGGGATGACCTGCTTGCAACAAACATAAAGATAACCAGGGAAGTTTGCAGCCATATTCAGGAGCATACGCCCGGTGCCATCATCATGACAGTTACAAACCCACTTGATGTGATAACATATGCGGCTGTAAAGTGTACACAGCAGGAAGGAGGAAGGGTGTTCGGGATGAGCGGGCTTCTGGACTCCAGCAGGTTTGCGACCTTCATAGCAAAAGAGATCGGATGCAGCGTGGGAGATGTCAATGCAATGGTCCTTGGAGGACATGGGGATTCCATGGTTCCTTTACCCGAATATACCACCGTCTCGGGAATACCGCTTCCCGGACTGATGGAAAAGGAAACAATTGACCGGCTGGTGCAAAGAACTGTCAATGCGGGAGCGGAGATAGTAGGTCACCTGAAGACAGGCAGTGCATTCTATGCGCCATCTGCGGCAGTTGCGATCATGACCGAAGCAGTCCTCAAGGATACAAAAAAGATCGTGCCGGCGTCCGTCTATCTTGATGGCGAGTACGCCCTCAGGGACATTTGCCTGGGAGTTCCTGTAAAGATAGGAAAAAGAGGCGTTGAGGAAATAATAGAGCTTAAGCTTACCGTGGACCAGGAGCATGCATTGAAGCAGTCGGCAGAGGATGTGCGCCGTGGCATATTAAAAATATAA
- a CDS encoding excinuclease ABC subunit C, translating to MVPDLSKIPDSPGVYLMKDVSGDIIYVGKAISLSRRVRSYFQSSAGHTPKTKVLVRHIEDIEFILTATEIDALVLEANLIKKYKPRYNVRLKDDKRYPYVKVTVNERFPRIFLTRRRLMDNALYFGPYTNSRAIRSTLELISRIFQLRKCKKPVVAGRTRPCLNYHIKLCTAPCRGAMEESEYRARIMEAVRFLKGDTSGLLRQLEERMHLLAQQQDYESAAEVRDQIEGVRCLSQQQIATSGTDDRDVIAAVSDETVVFLQIFFIRHGSMVGKADFSLVGAEGSKEVPEALATFIKQYYQDSPIPPEILVQYEVPEKELIMTWLSGRSGREVKLHVPQKGDKKKMLEMAVRNAEMAMRVAELRPSPSVAAQAALKELQEVLSLEKLPQHIEGFDISNISGTNAVGSMVVFENGLPSNSKYRQHNIRTVKGIDDFAMMAEVVFRRYTRLIKENAPLPDLVLIDGGPGQVSAAKSSLDSLGLDIPLIGLAKRFEHIITPRKGPEEVIILPKTSSALKLLMHIRDEAHRFAVTSHRRRRSATLTHSEIDAIPGIGPGKKKLLLEHFGSVDNIRSASVQALTEVKGINKKIAESIHEYLKTQN from the coding sequence ATGGTTCCTGATCTAAGCAAGATACCTGATTCTCCCGGTGTATATCTCATGAAAGATGTATCCGGGGATATCATCTATGTCGGAAAGGCGATATCCCTTTCCAGAAGAGTACGTTCTTATTTCCAATCCTCCGCCGGTCATACACCCAAGACAAAGGTGCTTGTCAGGCATATAGAGGACATCGAGTTCATACTGACAGCCACTGAAATAGATGCTCTTGTACTTGAGGCCAACCTTATCAAAAAGTACAAGCCTCGCTACAATGTGCGGCTGAAAGATGACAAACGTTATCCTTATGTCAAGGTCACTGTAAATGAAAGATTCCCGCGCATATTCCTTACACGCAGAAGGCTGATGGATAATGCTCTCTATTTCGGCCCTTACACTAATTCCAGGGCTATTCGCAGTACCCTGGAACTCATATCGAGAATATTCCAGTTGCGCAAGTGCAAAAAACCCGTCGTGGCAGGAAGGACAAGACCCTGCCTCAACTACCACATAAAGTTATGTACTGCTCCATGCAGGGGTGCAATGGAAGAGAGCGAATACCGAGCTCGGATTATGGAAGCTGTGCGCTTTTTGAAAGGTGATACCTCAGGCCTGCTGAGACAACTGGAAGAGAGAATGCATCTGCTTGCACAGCAGCAGGATTATGAGTCCGCTGCAGAGGTGCGTGACCAGATAGAAGGAGTGAGATGCCTCAGCCAGCAACAGATAGCAACTTCGGGCACAGACGACAGGGATGTCATTGCGGCAGTATCTGACGAGACCGTGGTGTTCCTCCAGATATTTTTCATAAGGCACGGAAGTATGGTAGGGAAGGCCGATTTCTCTCTTGTCGGGGCTGAAGGCTCCAAAGAGGTACCTGAAGCCCTTGCCACATTTATCAAACAGTATTATCAGGACTCTCCCATCCCTCCTGAGATACTTGTGCAATATGAGGTGCCTGAGAAAGAACTCATCATGACCTGGCTTAGCGGCAGATCCGGCAGGGAAGTCAAATTGCATGTACCCCAAAAAGGTGATAAGAAGAAGATGCTTGAAATGGCTGTCCGTAATGCGGAAATGGCTATGAGGGTGGCTGAGCTGAGACCCAGTCCGTCTGTTGCGGCACAGGCTGCGCTTAAAGAGCTTCAGGAAGTGTTGTCGCTTGAGAAACTGCCTCAGCATATAGAGGGCTTTGACATATCTAATATTTCAGGTACCAATGCAGTGGGATCGATGGTGGTATTTGAGAACGGCCTGCCTTCAAACAGCAAATACCGCCAGCATAATATCAGGACAGTGAAGGGAATAGATGACTTTGCAATGATGGCCGAGGTGGTTTTCCGGAGGTACACACGTCTGATAAAGGAAAATGCACCTCTGCCGGACCTTGTTCTTATAGACGGGGGTCCGGGTCAGGTAAGTGCGGCAAAGTCTTCCCTGGATTCCCTCGGGCTTGATATTCCTCTTATAGGACTTGCAAAACGCTTTGAGCATATCATAACTCCCAGGAAAGGTCCTGAGGAAGTGATCATCCTTCCCAAGACCTCTTCCGCGCTCAAGCTTTTGATGCATATCAGGGATGAAGCCCATCGTTTTGCCGTCACATCCCATCGCCGCAGGAGATCCGCGACACTGACCCATTCCGAGATCGATGCGATACCTGGAATCGGTCCCGGTAAAAAGAAACTATTACTCGAACATTTTGGTTCGGTGGATAACATAAGGTCTGCATCCGTCCAGGCCCTGACAGAGGTCAAAGGGATAAACAAGAAGATTGCAGAGTCTATCCATGAATATCTTAAGACCCAAAATTAA
- a CDS encoding glucose-6-phosphate isomerase, with product MGNKLDFYGNIRTPDVRMLYDMSEVLFDREWLRSAENMELYYMYRNLYRNNSEHELISRHNLRYDITIIPPKMLGREYIKTAGHYHPHVPGTEISYTEVYQVLEGEATYLLQKQEGDMITDVMVYNAKKGDCVLIPPGYGHITINATGETLKMANWVYNDFSSIYGTIKELSGGAYYLLVEGFVRNTRYQDVPPIRFMDVMDYPELGLFAGKDMYELVNDVSQLAFLGEPQDYSSVFEKAITGK from the coding sequence ATGGGAAATAAACTTGATTTTTATGGCAACATCAGAACTCCTGATGTCAGGATGCTTTACGATATGTCCGAGGTTCTCTTTGACAGGGAATGGCTCAGGTCTGCTGAAAATATGGAATTGTACTACATGTACAGGAACCTGTACAGGAACAACTCCGAGCATGAGCTCATCAGCAGGCACAACCTAAGATATGACATCACGATAATACCTCCCAAGATGCTGGGCAGGGAATATATCAAGACCGCCGGTCATTATCACCCCCATGTTCCGGGAACTGAGATTTCATACACTGAAGTTTACCAGGTGCTTGAGGGTGAAGCTACTTACCTGCTTCAGAAGCAGGAAGGCGACATGATAACTGATGTAATGGTCTACAACGCAAAGAAGGGAGATTGTGTGCTCATTCCTCCGGGATACGGGCACATAACCATCAACGCTACCGGTGAGACTCTGAAGATGGCAAACTGGGTTTACAATGATTTTTCCTCCATATACGGGACTATCAAGGAACTTTCAGGAGGGGCCTACTACCTGCTTGTGGAAGGATTCGTCAGGAATACCCGCTATCAGGATGTTCCGCCCATTCGGTTCATGGATGTCATGGATTATCCGGAACTGGGACTTTTTGCAGGAAAGGATATGTACGAACTTGTCAATGATGTATCCCAGCTGGCATTCCTAGGAGAACCGCAGGATTACTCGTCCGTATTTGAGAAAGCTATCACAGGAAAGTAA
- a CDS encoding single-stranded-DNA-specific exonuclease RecJ, translated as MSDTMIQMAQRARRCAEEIKKHKEVQLVSHIDADGISSAAIIARSMERAGIEYEMLFVKQLDENIVRELANDNPELVIFTDLGSGQIEHINNYGLHAVVADHHRPQGDLEMHLNPHLFGANGSFEISGSGTAFLLAQQLGSNRDLADLAIVGCIGDMQYRKYGKLVSLNREILDNNPDIITAKTDISLFGKQTRPVYKMLQYSSDPYLPGLTGNEDACINFLRKIGFRCAEDERWRRWIDLTEEEKIKVTSSLLQYSVQNGLSSYSVNRLVSECYILLQESEGTEMRDASEYATLLNATGRYMKADIGMAVCMGDRGEAYEDSKKLLGEHRKNLVDGLNFVREKGVTQLSNLQYFDAGSSIPETIVGIVAGMSHASNNRHLPIVAFADKEDGHKVSARGTQELVNKGLNLSEAISQVCQEIGGAGGGHDIAAGATVPFGKKEEFIERLNALIARQIIGRA; from the coding sequence ATGTCTGACACCATGATACAAATGGCTCAGCGTGCCAGAAGGTGCGCAGAGGAGATAAAGAAACACAAAGAAGTGCAATTGGTGTCGCATATCGATGCCGATGGGATAAGTTCTGCGGCCATCATTGCCAGGTCAATGGAAAGAGCTGGTATCGAGTATGAGATGCTTTTTGTGAAGCAGCTTGATGAGAATATCGTCAGGGAGCTTGCAAACGATAACCCCGAACTTGTGATATTTACAGACCTTGGCAGCGGGCAGATAGAACATATTAACAATTACGGACTGCATGCAGTAGTTGCTGACCATCACCGTCCGCAGGGAGATCTGGAAATGCACCTCAACCCCCATCTTTTCGGGGCTAATGGTTCCTTTGAGATCAGCGGCTCAGGGACTGCATTCCTGCTTGCGCAGCAGCTGGGAAGTAACAGGGATCTTGCAGACCTTGCCATCGTAGGATGTATTGGAGATATGCAATACCGTAAATATGGCAAACTCGTAAGTCTCAACCGGGAGATACTTGACAATAATCCGGACATCATAACAGCAAAGACAGATATATCCCTGTTCGGCAAGCAGACAAGGCCTGTCTACAAAATGCTGCAGTACTCTTCAGATCCTTACCTGCCGGGACTTACAGGCAATGAGGATGCTTGCATAAATTTTCTCCGGAAGATAGGATTCCGCTGTGCGGAAGATGAGAGATGGCGCAGGTGGATAGACCTTACAGAGGAAGAAAAAATAAAGGTGACTTCTTCCCTCCTTCAATATTCGGTGCAGAACGGCCTTTCATCATACAGTGTCAACCGCCTGGTCAGCGAGTGTTACATACTCCTGCAGGAAAGTGAAGGAACCGAAATGAGAGACGCCAGCGAATATGCCACTCTGCTTAATGCCACTGGACGATACATGAAAGCAGATATCGGAATGGCTGTCTGCATGGGGGACAGGGGAGAGGCGTATGAGGATTCGAAGAAACTCCTGGGAGAGCACCGCAAGAACCTTGTGGACGGTCTTAACTTTGTCAGGGAAAAAGGAGTGACTCAGTTATCGAACCTCCAATACTTCGATGCAGGTAGCTCCATACCGGAAACTATTGTCGGGATAGTTGCGGGTATGAGCCACGCATCCAACAACCGGCATCTCCCCATCGTAGCATTTGCCGATAAGGAGGACGGACATAAGGTATCTGCAAGAGGCACACAGGAACTTGTGAACAAAGGGCTCAACCTTTCAGAAGCCATCAGCCAGGTGTGCCAGGAGATAGGAGGCGCCGGGGGAGGGCACGATATTGCTGCGGGCGCAACAGTACCTTTTGGTAAAAAAGAAGAATTCATTGAGAGACTGAATGCGCTCATAGCCAGGCAGATAATAGGCCGTGCCTGA
- a CDS encoding chromosome partitioning ATPase protein-like protein produces MTFTIAVHSAKGGTGKTSIAVNLAAAYVLDGKNVCLLDMDVRGPSLHTFFKHDTSGIPFWVNDLLSGKRGINEVVVNISGELGTQGKFLVGYSKADINEIRELASKDRKWQSNALKNIIIGKKELIRNGTDVIIFDTGPGVEYESINAVAASDVILIVQSPTKACFDCTEQLVNGVYKSLNKKCVIVDNMHHCSVDGNVPQQKRYDIPVLVTIPCMCNIATRSQEILVLSDRGHVFSKAISCMKHKLESFQ; encoded by the coding sequence ATGACATTCACAATAGCAGTACATTCAGCAAAAGGCGGGACCGGGAAAACGAGTATCGCAGTAAATCTTGCCGCAGCTTATGTTCTTGATGGAAAGAATGTGTGCCTGCTGGATATGGATGTAAGGGGACCGTCTCTGCATACATTTTTCAAACATGACACATCCGGAATACCCTTCTGGGTCAATGACCTGCTTTCCGGAAAAAGAGGAATCAATGAAGTGGTAGTGAATATAAGTGGAGAACTTGGGACACAAGGAAAATTCCTTGTTGGCTATTCCAAGGCGGATATAAACGAGATACGAGAACTTGCGAGCAAAGACAGAAAATGGCAGTCCAATGCACTGAAAAATATAATCATCGGGAAAAAAGAACTTATCAGGAACGGGACAGATGTGATCATATTTGATACGGGGCCCGGGGTAGAGTATGAGTCGATCAATGCTGTTGCAGCCTCTGACGTCATCCTGATAGTGCAGAGCCCTACTAAAGCCTGCTTTGATTGTACTGAACAGCTTGTTAATGGAGTCTACAAGTCCCTTAACAAGAAGTGCGTCATAGTCGACAATATGCATCACTGTTCAGTTGATGGGAATGTTCCGCAGCAAAAGCGTTACGACATACCTGTGCTTGTGACAATACCGTGTATGTGCAATATTGCAACAAGGAGCCAGGAGATACTGGTCCTTTCAGACAGGGGACATGTGTTTTCCAAGGCCATCTCATGCATGAAGCATAAGCTGGAAAGTTTTCAATAG